In one Pirellulales bacterium genomic region, the following are encoded:
- a CDS encoding DUF1501 domain-containing protein, translating into MSTITVSRNTANGRGSTRRDVLTAGALSLLGGVFNTQSLLALDNVVPGARRPGRAKSVVLIYLQGGPPTQDMFDMKPTATGGVGGEFKPIATSASGVEICEHLPRTARWMHKTAIVRSTYHNGGCHKNLPMYTGYDVNLPDEEFRDGDPPSMGSVCAYLDRSTAKELPTYAYLPCSLGWGEVRKKAGPHGGFLGRRYDPFCTECTAYVDHPPDDIWSPQVVRGEPNLARAELPEGITLPRLQNRRRLVDVLDEEFRGLESSRDFGNFPREQRLAFEMLTSARVREAFDLGQETDPMRERYGRTLFGSSTLLARRLVERGVQFVNVSWDNFSKRFDVSKAGWDTHQRNFPMLRETLLPNFDQTYAAFIEDLDARGLLDQTLVVTMGEMGRTPKINANGGRDHWTYCYSVMFAGAGIRGGTIHGASDAQAAFIKDKPVHIRDICATIYHLLGIDPAMPVYDRANRPIAVSHGGVPVHEVLA; encoded by the coding sequence GTGAGCACCATCACGGTATCCAGAAACACGGCAAACGGGCGCGGCTCGACGCGCCGCGATGTGCTCACCGCGGGCGCGCTCTCGCTGCTTGGGGGAGTGTTCAATACGCAGTCTTTGCTGGCGCTGGACAATGTTGTTCCAGGCGCGCGGCGGCCGGGGCGGGCCAAAAGCGTGGTGCTCATCTATTTGCAAGGCGGCCCGCCGACGCAGGACATGTTCGATATGAAGCCCACGGCCACCGGGGGCGTCGGAGGCGAGTTCAAGCCGATTGCCACGAGCGCCTCGGGCGTCGAAATCTGCGAGCACCTACCGCGAACCGCGCGGTGGATGCACAAAACGGCCATCGTACGGAGCACCTATCACAACGGCGGCTGTCATAAGAACTTGCCCATGTACACCGGCTATGACGTGAACTTGCCGGACGAGGAATTTCGTGACGGGGATCCGCCGAGCATGGGTTCGGTGTGCGCCTACCTCGATCGCTCGACGGCGAAGGAACTGCCGACGTACGCGTATCTTCCTTGCTCGCTTGGGTGGGGTGAGGTGCGGAAGAAAGCCGGACCCCACGGCGGCTTTCTGGGACGCCGGTATGACCCGTTCTGTACCGAATGCACCGCCTACGTTGATCATCCGCCGGATGATATATGGAGCCCGCAGGTCGTGCGCGGCGAACCGAACCTGGCGAGGGCCGAACTGCCCGAGGGCATTACGCTGCCTCGCTTGCAGAATCGTCGCCGACTCGTCGACGTGTTAGACGAAGAATTTCGTGGCTTGGAATCGAGCCGAGACTTTGGCAACTTCCCGCGCGAGCAGCGCCTGGCGTTCGAGATGCTGACCTCGGCCAGGGTGCGCGAAGCCTTCGACCTGGGGCAAGAAACCGATCCGATGCGCGAGCGCTATGGGCGGACACTGTTCGGCTCCTCGACATTGCTGGCCCGAAGGCTTGTCGAACGTGGCGTGCAATTCGTCAACGTGAGTTGGGATAATTTCTCGAAGCGCTTCGACGTCAGCAAGGCCGGCTGGGATACGCACCAACGGAACTTTCCCATGCTGCGTGAAACGCTGTTGCCGAACTTCGACCAGACGTATGCGGCGTTTATCGAAGACCTCGACGCGCGTGGTTTGCTCGATCAGACGCTGGTCGTGACGATGGGAGAAATGGGGCGCACGCCGAAGATTAACGCCAACGGCGGACGTGATCATTGGACCTATTGCTATTCGGTGATGTTCGCCGGCGCTGGCATTCGCGGCGGCACGATTCACGGAGCGTCGGACGCTCAAGCCGCTTTTATCAAGGACAAGCCAGTCCACATTCGCGATATCTGCGCCACGATTTATCACCTGCTAGGCATCGATCCCGCGATGCCGGTCTACGATCGGGCCAATCGGCCGATCGCCGTTTCGCACGGTGGCGTGCCCGTGCATGAGGTCCTGGCCTAG
- a CDS encoding polysaccharide biosynthesis/export family protein — translation MNGVLASRRTPPLRVASSALTIALLVSSVGLSRAAQPPSAALPPGTESVSPDVLGTPSATPLPNGPPADALTGPVYEGNSQAEFANLPVGPGVVEGMCPMPSPWRCGVYCGTGGACNNQTWENVRPIPWQVFAQGEYIGPARMRHVPEYRLRVGDRLGLVFRLTTIPSTTPYLLTVGDEVTIESLTSDDVQRSVVIQPDGTITLRLLGQVRVAGRSIDEVRQDLDERYRKFIRDPSITVTPIKLNTKLQELRATVDARQGQGGQQREARVTPEGTIQLPGLGSIPAQGLTLNELKREIDVRYTQLVEGFEVTPVLLERAPRYVFVVGEVRLPGRYELTGPTTLMQSIALAGGWNVGGNVNHIVVFRRDECWNLMATQLTVCKALFGHAPCPADEIWLRDSDVVVVPKRAILVVDDAISLIFTRGLYGVIPFNFTVFQGLSTGLVSPTSH, via the coding sequence ATGAACGGAGTTTTAGCCTCTCGCCGCACGCCGCCGCTTCGCGTGGCCTCGAGCGCATTGACGATTGCGCTACTGGTCAGCAGCGTGGGTCTCTCGCGAGCCGCGCAGCCGCCGTCGGCGGCCTTGCCTCCGGGAACCGAGAGCGTCTCTCCCGACGTGCTGGGAACTCCGTCCGCGACACCGCTACCCAACGGTCCTCCGGCCGATGCCCTGACCGGACCGGTCTACGAAGGTAACTCCCAGGCCGAATTCGCCAATTTGCCCGTCGGCCCCGGCGTGGTCGAAGGGATGTGCCCGATGCCCTCCCCGTGGCGCTGCGGCGTGTATTGCGGAACAGGGGGCGCGTGCAATAACCAGACTTGGGAAAACGTTCGCCCGATACCCTGGCAAGTCTTTGCGCAAGGCGAATACATCGGACCGGCGCGCATGCGCCATGTTCCGGAATATCGTCTGCGCGTCGGCGACCGGCTGGGACTGGTCTTCCGCTTGACGACGATTCCCAGCACGACCCCTTATCTATTGACCGTTGGCGATGAAGTCACGATCGAATCGCTGACTAGCGACGACGTGCAACGCTCGGTCGTCATCCAGCCCGACGGCACGATTACGTTACGTCTGCTTGGCCAGGTGCGCGTCGCGGGCCGCTCGATCGACGAAGTGCGCCAGGATCTCGATGAGCGATACAGGAAATTCATCCGCGATCCCTCGATCACGGTGACGCCGATCAAGCTCAATACGAAGCTGCAAGAGCTGCGTGCCACGGTCGATGCCCGGCAAGGCCAAGGCGGTCAGCAGCGCGAGGCCCGGGTAACGCCGGAAGGAACGATCCAGTTGCCCGGCCTTGGCTCGATTCCTGCGCAAGGCCTGACCTTGAACGAGTTGAAACGCGAGATCGATGTTCGCTATACGCAACTCGTCGAAGGCTTTGAAGTCACGCCGGTTCTCTTGGAACGCGCCCCGCGGTATGTCTTTGTCGTCGGTGAAGTGAGGCTGCCGGGCCGCTACGAATTGACCGGTCCCACAACGCTGATGCAGTCGATTGCATTGGCCGGCGGCTGGAACGTCGGCGGCAATGTAAACCACATCGTGGTGTTCCGCCGCGATGAATGTTGGAACCTGATGGCCACGCAGTTGACCGTATGCAAAGCGCTCTTCGGTCATGCCCCTTGCCCGGCGGATGAGATCTGGCTGCGCGACTCCGATGTGGTGGTGGTTCCCAAACGGGCCATTCTGGTGGTCGACGACGCGATCAGCCTGATTTTCACGCGCGGCTTGTATGGCGTGATCCCGTTCAACTTCACGGTCTTCCAAGGACTGAGCACGGGCCTAGTTTCGCCGA